The following coding sequences are from one Eleginops maclovinus isolate JMC-PN-2008 ecotype Puerto Natales chromosome 11, JC_Emac_rtc_rv5, whole genome shotgun sequence window:
- the rtn2b gene encoding reticulon-2b: MATKLVDLVYWRKLRRTGVVFTGLVISLASLFQLSAITVISHICLGVMSVTFTLRLYYKLLELLRWNPGVHPFESYLNHDSSLTDKETVMLVEEVVLLIAFAFTEMKRLIFIESVIDSIKFVLLLYLLTYVGVFTSGLTLLITAVIVVFSLPLLYKKNKMRLRRMVRAAKAFVKKIKDLFLSLYHKVRPSPPPEPAPKPAPAPVAAPAPRQKAKAK, translated from the exons ATGGCCACCAAAC TCGTTGATCTGGTGTATTGGCGGAAGTTGAGGAGGACCGGTGTGGTGTTCACAGGTCTGGTGATCAGTCTTGCCAGTCTGTTCCAGCTCAGTGCCATCACCGTGATCTCACACATCTGTCTGGGTGTCATGTCTGTCACCTTCACCCTCCGCCTCTACTATAaactgctggagctgctgcgcTGGAACCCCGGGGTTCACCCCTTTGA gtCTTATCTGAATCATGACAGCTCTCTGACAGACAAGGAGACAGTGAtgctggtggaggaggtggtCCTGCTGATCGCCTTTGCCTTCACAGAAATGAAACGGCTGATTTTCATCGAGAGCGTGATCGACTCCATAAAG TTCGTCCTGCTCCTGTATCTACTGACTTATGTTGGGGTCTTTACTAGTGGCCTGACTCTTCTGATAACTG CCGTGATCGTTgttttctcccttcctctgttgTACAAAAAGAACAAG ATGCGTTTAAGGAGGATGGTAAGAGCAGCCAAAGCTTTtgtaaagaaaatcaaagaCCT TTTCCTCAGTCTGTATCATAAGGTGagaccctctcctcctcctgaacCTGCCCCCAAACCTGCACCTGCACCCGTAGCTGCACCGGCCCCCAGACAGAAAGCCAAGGCAAAGTAA
- the ppm1nb gene encoding protein phosphatase, Mg2+/Mn2+ dependent, 1Nb (putative), which produces MRTARKGNVEMPAFMRHLVKETEKRVSSFFKGGRGGAAEGVQPGEFEREEVIPSPYLDRPVMDKLTEEGCARWGLTYALGSMQGWRANMEDFHNCVPQLGGELADWSFFAVFDGHAGSSVAQYCSQHLLGQILATGGMGPEDDPERVKGAIIDGFLHTDKHLHSVARREGWERGGTTVVAALISPYYIYFANCGDSRAMLCRSGQVCFSTEDHKPYNPLEKERIESAGGTVSIQRINGSLAVSRALGDFSYKGAENRMPTEQMVSPEPDVCVVERSPADEFLVLACDGVWDIISNEELCAFIHNRLSVCTDLRDVCNQVIDLCLYKGSLDNISIILLCFPGAPQLSAEALHQEAELEELLESKVAEIYSELCARGEEPDLLSVLTLLASTVIPGLPPGGGIQSKRNCIISAYYQQRENYKPNGM; this is translated from the exons atGAGGACAGCCAGGAAGGGGAACGTGGAGATGCCTGCCTTTATGCGTCATCTGGTGAAAGAGACGGAGAAGAGGGTCAGCTCTTTCTTCAAAGGGGGCcgtggaggagcagcagagggagTGCAGCCAGGGGAGTTTGAGAGGGAGGAAGTCATCCCCAGCCCCTACCTGGACCGGCCGGTAATGGACAAGCTGACCGAGGAGGGATGCGCCCGCTGGGGCCTCACCTACGCCCTGGGGAGCATGCAGGGCTGGAGGGCCAACATGGAGGACTTCCACAACTGTGTGCCACAGCTGGGTGGAGAGCTGGCGGACTGGAGCTTCTTCGCTGTGTTTGATGGTCATGCAGGCAGCTCGGTGGCCCAGTACTGCTCACAGCACCTTCTGGGTCAGATCCTCGCCACAG GTGGAATGGGACCAGAGGATGATCCTGAAAGGGTGAAAGGAGCCATCATTGACGGCTTTTTGCACACAGACAAGCACCTGCACTCTGTGGCCCGTCGAGAAGGCTGGGAGAGGGGTGGCACCACTGTGGTGGCCGCTCTCATCTCACCGTATTACATCTACTTTGCCAACTGTGGCGACTCCAGGGCCATGCTGTGTCGGTCTGGCCAAGTATGCTTCTCCACTGAGGACCACAAACCTTACAACCCTCTGGAGAAAGAGCGCATTGAAAGCGCAGGCGGCACCGTGTCCATCCAAAGAATCAATGGCTCGCTGGCAGTGTCTCGTGCTCTGGGAGACTTCAGCTACAAGGGAGCAGAGAACCGGATGCCCACGGAGCAGATGGTGTCACCAGAGccggatgtgtgtgtggtggagcgCTCGCCAGCAGATGAGTTCCTGGTGCTCGCCTGCGACGGGGTGTGGGATATCATCAGCAACGAGGAGCTGTGCGCCTTCATCCACAATCGGCTGAGTGTCTGCACTGACCTGAGGGACGTCTGCAACCAAGTCATTGACCTCTGTCTCTATAAG GGAAGCCTGGACAACATCAGCATCATCCTGCTGTGCTTCCCTGGAGCCCCCCAGCTTTCAGCAGAGGCTCTGCACCAGGAGGCCGAGCTGGAGGAACTGCTGGAGTCCAAAGTAGCAG AGATTTACTCTGAGCTGTGCGCCAGAGGGGAAGAACCTGACCTGCTGTCTGTCCTCACACTCCTTGCATCCACAGTCATCCCTGGATTACCACCAGGTGGAGGGATACAGAGCAA aagGAACTGCATTATTTCAGCTTACTATCAACAAAGAGAGAATTACAAGCCCAAT GGCATGTGA
- the kcnk12l gene encoding potassium channel subfamily K member 13: MAHRRAGGCCCPRAPMNEDNARFCLLAGLILLYLLCGAAIFSALEHPFELRARRLWKQQLDNFTQRYRVNLGALHTLLRQYEEANGAGIRVDTLRPRWDFSGAFYFVGTVVSTIGFGMTTPVTIAGKIFLIFYGLIGCAATILFFNLFLERIITMLAYIMRWCHERRLRCAGVESSREESSGEEDSLEGWKPSVYYVMLILGVASVMIACSASTLYSSMENWSYVDSLYFCFVAFSTIGFGDLVSSQRQQYESQEAYRLGNCLFILMGVCCIYSLFNVISIIIKQTLTWIVGKLVCSGRHRLCSCSKSGCRWLCCPCLQKKNRNRLRPPAHLRRKRLKPNTVQPMASHCPAGRHRYRDGSVETVCDSETDAGTVAEGMYVGRRLSGEMISVNEFMVSNKVSLALLQKQLSETAHQGPRQSYSHQNGFSGGVGALAIMNNRLQETSVDR, from the exons ATGGCTCACAGGAGAGCTggtggctgctgctgcccccGGGCGCCCATGAATGAAGACAATGCTCGTTTCTGCCTGCTGGCCGGCCTCATCCTGCTCTACTTGCTGTGTGGTGCTGCCATCTTCTCAGCCTTGGAGCACCCCTTTGAGCTGCGCGCCCGCCGCCTCTGGAAACAGCAGCTGGACAACTTCACGCAGAGATACAGGGTCAACCTAGGCGCCCTGCACACTCTGCTGCGGCAGTACGAGGAGGCAAACGGAGCTGGGATCAGAGTGGACACCCTGAGGCCTCGCTGGGACTTCTCTGGAGCTTTCTACTTTGTGGGTACGGTCGTCTCCACTATTG GCTTTGGCATGACTACACCGGTGACCATAGCTGGGAAAATATTCCTAATCTTCTACGGTCTTATTGGCTGTGCTGCCACCATCCTCTTCTTTAACCTCTTCCTGGAGAGGATCATCACAATGTTAGCTTACATCATGCGCTGGTGCCATGAGCGTCGGCTGAGGTGTGCTGGGGTGGAGTCGAGCAGGGAGGAGTCTTCCGGTGAGGAGGACAGCCTGGAGGGCTGGAAACCGTCGGTTTACTACGTGATGCTGATCCTGGGCGTGGCATCGGTCATGATTGCGTGCAGCGCATCCACCCTGTACAGCTCAATGGAGAACTGGAGCTATGTTGACTCCCTCTACTTCTGCTTTGTGGCCTTCAGCACCATCGGCTTCGGGGACCTGGTGAGCAGTCAGAGGCAGCAGTATGAGTCGCAGGAGGCCTACCGGCTCGGGAATTGTCTGTTCATCTTAATGGGGGTGTGTTGCATCTACtcactttttaatgtcatttctATAATCATCAAGCAAACACTAACTTGGATCGTGGGGAAGTTGGTGTGCTCGGGGAGGCATCGGCTCTGCTCCTGCTCCAAATCTGGCTGCCGGTGGCTCTGCTGCCCCTGCCTCCAGAAAAAAAATCGTAACCGCCTGCGCCCTCCTGCACACCTCAGGAGAAAACGCTTAAAACCAAACACCGTGCAGCCCATGGCTTCCCACTGCCCTGCAGGGAGACACCGCTACAGGGACGGCTCGGTGGAGACGGTGTGTGACAGTGAGACAGACGCAGGCACAGTGGCTGAAGGGATGTATGTGGGCCGTCGTCTCTCAGGAGAGATGATCTCTGTCAATGAGTTCATGGTGTCCAATAAGGTGTCTCTGGCTCTGCTGCAGAAGCAGCTGAGTGAGACTGCTCATCAGGGCCCGCGGCAGAGCTACAGCCATCAAAATGGATTCTCTGGTGGTGTTGGCGCTCTGGCCATTATGAATAATCGCCTACAGGAAACCAGTGTGGATAGGTAG
- the itpkca gene encoding inositol-trisphosphate 3-kinase C isoform X2 — protein sequence MFYENSTWKKHKSCGTTSLLPMTPKKPQQWLQVVGHAGSFHVGDYGTLLKRFCEGEQQCYLRLMEDTLRPFVPAYHGVVQRDEQDYNMMDNLLTHFNTPAIMDCKMGSRTYLERELLLARERPQPRNDMYEKMVAVDPEAPTVQERAQQAVLKTRYMQWRETLSSTTSLGFRIEGFKSNEECHTNFKRTKSREQVMTAFTNFVESNTHIVWGYLRRLKELRQVLEESVFFRTHEVVGSSLLFLHDWKGRTGVWMIDFGKTAVLPAHLTLDHRTPWVEGNREDGYLWGLDNLIDILSNMLPLT from the exons ATGTTTTACGAG AACTCCACATGGAAGAAACATAAAAGTTGTGGGACTACATCTCTCCTCCCTATGACCCCAAAGAAACCCCAGCAGTGGCTGCAAGTTGTCGGACATGCAG GGAGCTTTCATGTTGGGGATTACGGCACCCTGCTCAAGAGGTTTTGTGAGGGGGAGCAACAGTGCTACCTCAGGCTGATGGAGGACACTTTAAGGCCCTTTGTTCCAGCCTACCACGGGGTAGTGCAACGAGACGAGCAGGATTACAACATGATGGATAACTTGCTGACCCATTTCAACACGCCTGCCATCATGGACTGCAAGATGGGCAGCCG CACGTACCTGGAGAGGGAGCTGCTGTTGGCCAGAGAGCGGCCGCAGCCCCGTAACGACATGTATGAGAAGATGGTGGCAGTGGACCCAGAGGCCCCTACGGTGCAGGAGCGAGCCCAGCAGGCAGTGCTGAAAACCAGGTACATGCAGTGGAGGGAGACGCTGAGCTCCACCACGTCTCTGGGTTTTCGTATCGAAGGATTCAAG TCAAATGAAGAATGTCACACAAACTTCAAAAGGACCAAAAGCAGGGAGCAAGTGATGACAGCTTTCACCAACTTTGTTGAGTCGAATACACACATTGTG TGGGGCTATCTGAGACGGTTGAAAGAACTGCGGCAGGTCTTGGAGGAGTCCGTCTTCTTCAGAACACATGAG GTCGTGGGCAGTTCCTTACTGTTCCTTCATGACTGGAAAGGCAGAACAGGAGTCTGGATGATTGACTTTGGAAAGACAGCGGTATTGCCAGCACACCTCACCTTGGACCACCGCACTCCGTGGGTGGAGGGCAATCGAGAAGATGGCTACCTGTGGGGTCTGGACAACCTCATAGATATCCTGTCCAACATGCTGCCACTGACCTGA
- the itpkca gene encoding inositol-trisphosphate 3-kinase C isoform X1, producing the protein MFYENSTWKKHKSCGTTSLLPMTPKKPQQWLQVVGHAGSFHVGDYGTLLKRFCEGEQQCYLRLMEDTLRPFVPAYHGVVQRDEQDYNMMDNLLTHFNTPAIMDCKMGSRTYLERELLLARERPQPRNDMYEKMVAVDPEAPTVQERAQQAVLKTRYMQWRETLSSTTSLGFRIEGFKKSNEECHTNFKRTKSREQVMTAFTNFVESNTHIVWGYLRRLKELRQVLEESVFFRTHEVVGSSLLFLHDWKGRTGVWMIDFGKTAVLPAHLTLDHRTPWVEGNREDGYLWGLDNLIDILSNMLPLT; encoded by the exons ATGTTTTACGAG AACTCCACATGGAAGAAACATAAAAGTTGTGGGACTACATCTCTCCTCCCTATGACCCCAAAGAAACCCCAGCAGTGGCTGCAAGTTGTCGGACATGCAG GGAGCTTTCATGTTGGGGATTACGGCACCCTGCTCAAGAGGTTTTGTGAGGGGGAGCAACAGTGCTACCTCAGGCTGATGGAGGACACTTTAAGGCCCTTTGTTCCAGCCTACCACGGGGTAGTGCAACGAGACGAGCAGGATTACAACATGATGGATAACTTGCTGACCCATTTCAACACGCCTGCCATCATGGACTGCAAGATGGGCAGCCG CACGTACCTGGAGAGGGAGCTGCTGTTGGCCAGAGAGCGGCCGCAGCCCCGTAACGACATGTATGAGAAGATGGTGGCAGTGGACCCAGAGGCCCCTACGGTGCAGGAGCGAGCCCAGCAGGCAGTGCTGAAAACCAGGTACATGCAGTGGAGGGAGACGCTGAGCTCCACCACGTCTCTGGGTTTTCGTATCGAAGGATTCAAG AAGTCAAATGAAGAATGTCACACAAACTTCAAAAGGACCAAAAGCAGGGAGCAAGTGATGACAGCTTTCACCAACTTTGTTGAGTCGAATACACACATTGTG TGGGGCTATCTGAGACGGTTGAAAGAACTGCGGCAGGTCTTGGAGGAGTCCGTCTTCTTCAGAACACATGAG GTCGTGGGCAGTTCCTTACTGTTCCTTCATGACTGGAAAGGCAGAACAGGAGTCTGGATGATTGACTTTGGAAAGACAGCGGTATTGCCAGCACACCTCACCTTGGACCACCGCACTCCGTGGGTGGAGGGCAATCGAGAAGATGGCTACCTGTGGGGTCTGGACAACCTCATAGATATCCTGTCCAACATGCTGCCACTGACCTGA
- the ccdc61 gene encoding centrosomal protein CCDC61 isoform X1, with amino-acid sequence MEEGSEVVEDIVFRGVEFSVKIEVDKGLLIVEISDAMTADQWRGDFDPAYIEDLTRKTGNFKQFPIFCSMLESAVRKMSDSVTLDLLTYADLELLRNRKAGVVSRPRGNQQSSVLTAKRYLILIYTVEFDRIHYPLPLPYVGKPDPAALQKEVRALKAELNNVSSHGINKAAQLEIQQLRAELALVKEEKEAMAKVLERLQIGGGGLVAGREDRRGRGVVRHLEEQLVKERAKSQRSASKRCQDQHLLMEQFEGLRASECALRVRVKSLSSELALLRRGLDILSVRVTPVHFSSRLDGEAYRSLSCERRSGYGTLRARSGSRERMEDRGQRSEDRGRRADSSGPRASIRRPSASPTAFLSFTGSQVQRFDPTAYIQDRQRRQKEAELKKQRKVRRDILISPNVPERGRSRSRDAYPHTARAGSRGRSLSIERRGSRNSSESSLVDMEEMSQNLFRGRKKTYNGPSVSRGGLSTRKQLCSTPTHRTKDKESSINTGAELSDIDARLLALQEYMRDLDTGH; translated from the exons ATGGAGGAGGGCTCTGAGGTGGTGGAGGATATCGTATTTCGAGGAGTGGAGTTTTCTGTGAAGATAGAGGTGGACAAGGGTTTGCTGATAGTTGAAATCTCTGATGCTATGACAGCAGATCAGTGGAGAGGGGACTTTGATCCAGCAT acaTTGAAGACCTCACCCGCAAAACGGGCAACTTCAAGCAGTTCCCTATTTTCTGCAGCATGTTGGAATCAGCTGTTAGAAAG ATGAGTGATTCTGTTACACTCGACCTCTTGACCTATGCCGACCTGGAGCTGCTCCGCAACAGAAAAGCCGGAGTGGTTAGTCGTCCCCGCGGCAATCAACAGTCATCTGTTCTCACTGCCAAAAGATATCTAATCCTCATATACACTGTAGAGTTTGACAG GATACACTACCCTTTACCCCTGCCCTATGTGGGTAAGCCCGACCCAGCCGCCCTGCAGAAGGAAGTCCGAGCTCTGAAAGCTGAGCTCAACAACGTCTCCTCTCATGGAATCAACAAAGCTGCACAACTAGAAATCCAGCAGCTACGAGCAGA GCTGGCTCTGgtgaaagaagagaaggaggcTATGGCTAAGGTGCTGGAGCGACTGCAGATCGGTGGAGGTGGTTTGGTGGCTGGACGAGAGGACAGGAGGGGCAGAGGCGTGGTGAGGCATCTGGAGGAGCAGCTCGTGAAGGAGAGGGCCAAAAGTCAACGCTCAGCTAGCAAGAGATGCCAGGACCAGCACCTCCTCATGGAACAG TTTGAGGGCCTGAGAGCATCAGAGTGCGCTCTCCGTGTTCGGGTCAAGAGTCTCAGCAGTGAACTGGCATTACTACGGAGAGGGTTAGACATTCTAAGCGT gagagTGACTCCTGTTCACTTCAGCTCTCGACTGGATGGGGAAGCCTATCGCTCTCTGTCCTGCGAGAGGAGGTCAGGGTACGGGACACTGAGGGCTCGCTCGGGGTCCAGAGAGCGGATGGAGGACAGAGGGCAAAGGTCAGAGGATAGGGGAAGGAGAGCGGACTCTTCGGGACCGCGTGCTTCAATACGCAGGCCGTCGGCTTCTCCCACTG cttttctttcttttacaggGTCCCAGGTTCAACGCTTTGACCCAACTGCTTACATCCAGGACAGACAGCGCAGACAGAAAGAGGCAGAGCTCAAAAA acagaggaaggtaCGGAGGGACATTCTGATCTCACCCAACGTCCCAGAGAGGGGGCGGTCACGCTCCAGGGATGCCTATCCTCACACAGCCCGAGCCGGTAGCAGAGGCAGGAGTTTATCAATAGAGCGGAGAGGGAGCAGGAACTCCTCTGAAAGCTCCTTAGTGGATATGGAAGAAATGTCCCAAAATCTGTTCAG aggaagaaaaaagaccTACAACGGACCCAGTGTG TCTAGAGGAGGCCTTTCCACCAGGAAGCAATTATGCAGTACTCCAACCCACAGGACTAAAGACAAAG AGAGCTCCATAAATACAGGAGCTGAGCTGTCGGACATCGATGCCCGGCTGCTGGCCCTGCAGGAGTACATGAGGGACCTGGATACAGGACACTAA
- the ccdc61 gene encoding centrosomal protein CCDC61 isoform X2 — MEEGSEVVEDIVFRGVEFSVKIEVDKGLLIVEISDAMTADQWRGDFDPAYIEDLTRKTGNFKQFPIFCSMLESAVRKMSDSVTLDLLTYADLELLRNRKAGVVSRPRGNQQSSVLTAKRYLILIYTVEFDRIHYPLPLPYVGKPDPAALQKEVRALKAELNNVSSHGINKAAQLEIQQLRAELALVKEEKEAMAKVLERLQIGGGGLVAGREDRRGRGVVRHLEEQLVKERAKSQRSASKRCQDQHLLMEQFEGLRASECALRVRVKSLSSELALLRRGLDILSVRVTPVHFSSRLDGEAYRSLSCERRSGYGTLRARSGSRERMEDRGQRSEDRGRRADSSGPRASIRRPSASPTGSQVQRFDPTAYIQDRQRRQKEAELKKQRKVRRDILISPNVPERGRSRSRDAYPHTARAGSRGRSLSIERRGSRNSSESSLVDMEEMSQNLFRGRKKTYNGPSVSRGGLSTRKQLCSTPTHRTKDKESSINTGAELSDIDARLLALQEYMRDLDTGH; from the exons ATGGAGGAGGGCTCTGAGGTGGTGGAGGATATCGTATTTCGAGGAGTGGAGTTTTCTGTGAAGATAGAGGTGGACAAGGGTTTGCTGATAGTTGAAATCTCTGATGCTATGACAGCAGATCAGTGGAGAGGGGACTTTGATCCAGCAT acaTTGAAGACCTCACCCGCAAAACGGGCAACTTCAAGCAGTTCCCTATTTTCTGCAGCATGTTGGAATCAGCTGTTAGAAAG ATGAGTGATTCTGTTACACTCGACCTCTTGACCTATGCCGACCTGGAGCTGCTCCGCAACAGAAAAGCCGGAGTGGTTAGTCGTCCCCGCGGCAATCAACAGTCATCTGTTCTCACTGCCAAAAGATATCTAATCCTCATATACACTGTAGAGTTTGACAG GATACACTACCCTTTACCCCTGCCCTATGTGGGTAAGCCCGACCCAGCCGCCCTGCAGAAGGAAGTCCGAGCTCTGAAAGCTGAGCTCAACAACGTCTCCTCTCATGGAATCAACAAAGCTGCACAACTAGAAATCCAGCAGCTACGAGCAGA GCTGGCTCTGgtgaaagaagagaaggaggcTATGGCTAAGGTGCTGGAGCGACTGCAGATCGGTGGAGGTGGTTTGGTGGCTGGACGAGAGGACAGGAGGGGCAGAGGCGTGGTGAGGCATCTGGAGGAGCAGCTCGTGAAGGAGAGGGCCAAAAGTCAACGCTCAGCTAGCAAGAGATGCCAGGACCAGCACCTCCTCATGGAACAG TTTGAGGGCCTGAGAGCATCAGAGTGCGCTCTCCGTGTTCGGGTCAAGAGTCTCAGCAGTGAACTGGCATTACTACGGAGAGGGTTAGACATTCTAAGCGT gagagTGACTCCTGTTCACTTCAGCTCTCGACTGGATGGGGAAGCCTATCGCTCTCTGTCCTGCGAGAGGAGGTCAGGGTACGGGACACTGAGGGCTCGCTCGGGGTCCAGAGAGCGGATGGAGGACAGAGGGCAAAGGTCAGAGGATAGGGGAAGGAGAGCGGACTCTTCGGGACCGCGTGCTTCAATACGCAGGCCGTCGGCTTCTCCCACTG gGTCCCAGGTTCAACGCTTTGACCCAACTGCTTACATCCAGGACAGACAGCGCAGACAGAAAGAGGCAGAGCTCAAAAA acagaggaaggtaCGGAGGGACATTCTGATCTCACCCAACGTCCCAGAGAGGGGGCGGTCACGCTCCAGGGATGCCTATCCTCACACAGCCCGAGCCGGTAGCAGAGGCAGGAGTTTATCAATAGAGCGGAGAGGGAGCAGGAACTCCTCTGAAAGCTCCTTAGTGGATATGGAAGAAATGTCCCAAAATCTGTTCAG aggaagaaaaaagaccTACAACGGACCCAGTGTG TCTAGAGGAGGCCTTTCCACCAGGAAGCAATTATGCAGTACTCCAACCCACAGGACTAAAGACAAAG AGAGCTCCATAAATACAGGAGCTGAGCTGTCGGACATCGATGCCCGGCTGCTGGCCCTGCAGGAGTACATGAGGGACCTGGATACAGGACACTAA
- the ccdc61 gene encoding centrosomal protein CCDC61 isoform X3 produces the protein MEEGSEVVEDIVFRGVEFSVKIEVDKGLLIVEISDAMTADQWRGDFDPAYIEDLTRKTGNFKQFPIFCSMLESAVRKMSDSVTLDLLTYADLELLRNRKAGVVSRPRGNQQSSVLTAKRYLILIYTVEFDRIHYPLPLPYVGKPDPAALQKEVRALKAELNNVSSHGINKAAQLEIQQLRAELALVKEEKEAMAKVLERLQIGGGGLVAGREDRRGRGVVRHLEEQLVKERAKSQRSASKRCQDQHLLMEQFEGLRASECALRVRVKSLSSELALLRRGRVTPVHFSSRLDGEAYRSLSCERRSGYGTLRARSGSRERMEDRGQRSEDRGRRADSSGPRASIRRPSASPTGSQVQRFDPTAYIQDRQRRQKEAELKKQRKVRRDILISPNVPERGRSRSRDAYPHTARAGSRGRSLSIERRGSRNSSESSLVDMEEMSQNLFRGRKKTYNGPSVSRGGLSTRKQLCSTPTHRTKDKESSINTGAELSDIDARLLALQEYMRDLDTGH, from the exons ATGGAGGAGGGCTCTGAGGTGGTGGAGGATATCGTATTTCGAGGAGTGGAGTTTTCTGTGAAGATAGAGGTGGACAAGGGTTTGCTGATAGTTGAAATCTCTGATGCTATGACAGCAGATCAGTGGAGAGGGGACTTTGATCCAGCAT acaTTGAAGACCTCACCCGCAAAACGGGCAACTTCAAGCAGTTCCCTATTTTCTGCAGCATGTTGGAATCAGCTGTTAGAAAG ATGAGTGATTCTGTTACACTCGACCTCTTGACCTATGCCGACCTGGAGCTGCTCCGCAACAGAAAAGCCGGAGTGGTTAGTCGTCCCCGCGGCAATCAACAGTCATCTGTTCTCACTGCCAAAAGATATCTAATCCTCATATACACTGTAGAGTTTGACAG GATACACTACCCTTTACCCCTGCCCTATGTGGGTAAGCCCGACCCAGCCGCCCTGCAGAAGGAAGTCCGAGCTCTGAAAGCTGAGCTCAACAACGTCTCCTCTCATGGAATCAACAAAGCTGCACAACTAGAAATCCAGCAGCTACGAGCAGA GCTGGCTCTGgtgaaagaagagaaggaggcTATGGCTAAGGTGCTGGAGCGACTGCAGATCGGTGGAGGTGGTTTGGTGGCTGGACGAGAGGACAGGAGGGGCAGAGGCGTGGTGAGGCATCTGGAGGAGCAGCTCGTGAAGGAGAGGGCCAAAAGTCAACGCTCAGCTAGCAAGAGATGCCAGGACCAGCACCTCCTCATGGAACAG TTTGAGGGCCTGAGAGCATCAGAGTGCGCTCTCCGTGTTCGGGTCAAGAGTCTCAGCAGTGAACTGGCATTACTACGGAGAGG gagagTGACTCCTGTTCACTTCAGCTCTCGACTGGATGGGGAAGCCTATCGCTCTCTGTCCTGCGAGAGGAGGTCAGGGTACGGGACACTGAGGGCTCGCTCGGGGTCCAGAGAGCGGATGGAGGACAGAGGGCAAAGGTCAGAGGATAGGGGAAGGAGAGCGGACTCTTCGGGACCGCGTGCTTCAATACGCAGGCCGTCGGCTTCTCCCACTG gGTCCCAGGTTCAACGCTTTGACCCAACTGCTTACATCCAGGACAGACAGCGCAGACAGAAAGAGGCAGAGCTCAAAAA acagaggaaggtaCGGAGGGACATTCTGATCTCACCCAACGTCCCAGAGAGGGGGCGGTCACGCTCCAGGGATGCCTATCCTCACACAGCCCGAGCCGGTAGCAGAGGCAGGAGTTTATCAATAGAGCGGAGAGGGAGCAGGAACTCCTCTGAAAGCTCCTTAGTGGATATGGAAGAAATGTCCCAAAATCTGTTCAG aggaagaaaaaagaccTACAACGGACCCAGTGTG TCTAGAGGAGGCCTTTCCACCAGGAAGCAATTATGCAGTACTCCAACCCACAGGACTAAAGACAAAG AGAGCTCCATAAATACAGGAGCTGAGCTGTCGGACATCGATGCCCGGCTGCTGGCCCTGCAGGAGTACATGAGGGACCTGGATACAGGACACTAA